The following coding sequences are from one Streptomyces angustmyceticus window:
- a CDS encoding membrane protein, with the protein MAKRILGNDRGQTSIEYLGIIAVVVAIVLVLSTTDFGSQIANAIANKISDVVGI; encoded by the coding sequence ATGGCGAAGCGTATTTTGGGGAACGACCGGGGACAGACCTCGATCGAGTACCTCGGCATCATCGCGGTGGTCGTGGCGATCGTCCTGGTCCTGTCGACCACGGACTTCGGCAGTCAGATCGCCAACGCCATCGCCAACAAGATCTCCGACGTCGTCGGCATTTAG